A single genomic interval of Leptospirales bacterium harbors:
- a CDS encoding bifunctional (p)ppGpp synthetase/guanosine-3',5'-bis(diphosphate) 3'-pyrophosphohydrolase, whose product MIATDASAFKILKSYRDLIRLVRKNVRNPDLHQIRQAFRFANRAHRDQKRLSGEPYIIHPLAVSALLAEQSLDSASIAAGLLHDVVEDTKFSADSIQRRFGDEVNALVKAVTKISLVKNKSVREDNPRLYSRLKEREAAENIRMMLLATAQDVRVILIKLADKLHNMRTLQFQKAEKVQRIAREVLDIYAPIAGRLGMFRMKSELEDLAFSRLNPDEFSAIEATLAQSRHDREEFINTIKKVLFQRLQEIHISARIEGRAKHTFSIHQKMIQQEKRLSEIYDLRGIRIIVNEMRDCYGALGIVHTLWPPIQGRFKDYIAMPKNNGYQSLHTTVVGPDGKPLEIQIRTQEMNEVADYGVAAHWIYKSGGAATMDLTRIKWLKRLKRLMEGGDDSSEFIEDLRQELHPDEVYVFTPKGDVIDLPVGSTVLDLAFRIHTEIGLSCRGARVNDRIVPLRHELKSGDRVEILTDKSAQPSPSWLRYIKSPRARQKLRSYFRRIQEEEQPAPARDDVQQTPPRKRGRLEDLEEIRIRRAKTDDPKLVPIEVAGATDIPVRYAGCCRPVPGDRIIGFVTRGRGVTVHRVDCPHLTRSERNRIISVKWEGLTEKYPVPIEIRARDRQGLYLDLVGGITRTYTNILKAEADIPRNGEDTMHARFLVEVEHIDHLREIFESLQGVPGVIHVTRIDGDTL is encoded by the coding sequence ATGATTGCTACGGACGCATCGGCGTTCAAGATACTCAAATCATACCGCGATTTGATCCGTCTCGTGCGCAAAAACGTACGCAATCCAGATCTTCATCAAATTCGCCAGGCCTTTCGCTTTGCCAACCGCGCACATCGCGATCAAAAGCGCCTTTCTGGCGAGCCCTACATCATCCATCCCTTAGCCGTAAGCGCCTTGCTGGCTGAACAGAGCCTCGATTCAGCCAGCATTGCCGCCGGACTTCTGCATGATGTCGTCGAAGATACAAAATTCAGCGCTGATTCGATCCAGCGTCGCTTCGGCGACGAAGTCAACGCGTTGGTCAAAGCGGTCACCAAGATCTCGCTGGTGAAGAACAAGAGCGTACGGGAGGACAATCCGCGCCTCTATTCGCGACTGAAGGAGCGCGAAGCCGCGGAAAACATTCGGATGATGCTGCTGGCCACGGCCCAGGACGTCCGCGTCATTCTGATCAAACTGGCAGACAAGCTGCACAATATGCGAACGCTGCAATTCCAGAAGGCGGAAAAGGTGCAACGCATTGCCCGCGAAGTCCTGGATATCTATGCGCCGATTGCCGGCAGGCTGGGCATGTTTCGTATGAAATCGGAACTGGAGGACCTTGCCTTTTCGCGGTTGAATCCGGATGAATTCAGCGCTATCGAAGCGACGCTGGCGCAATCGCGGCACGATCGCGAAGAATTCATCAATACAATCAAGAAGGTCCTGTTTCAGCGCCTGCAGGAGATTCATATCTCGGCGCGCATTGAAGGTCGAGCCAAGCATACCTTCTCCATCCATCAGAAAATGATTCAGCAGGAGAAACGGCTCAGCGAAATCTACGATCTGCGCGGCATTCGCATCATCGTCAATGAAATGCGCGATTGCTACGGCGCGCTGGGCATCGTCCATACGCTCTGGCCGCCGATCCAGGGCCGATTCAAAGACTACATTGCAATGCCCAAGAACAACGGCTACCAGAGTCTGCATACTACGGTGGTGGGACCGGACGGCAAGCCCCTGGAGATTCAAATCCGGACCCAGGAAATGAACGAAGTCGCGGACTACGGCGTTGCTGCGCACTGGATCTACAAAAGCGGCGGCGCCGCTACCATGGACTTAACGCGCATCAAATGGCTCAAGCGGCTGAAGCGATTGATGGAAGGCGGCGACGATTCCAGCGAATTTATCGAGGACCTGCGCCAGGAGCTACACCCCGATGAGGTATACGTTTTTACGCCAAAGGGGGATGTTATTGATTTGCCGGTTGGCTCCACTGTTCTCGATCTCGCCTTTCGCATTCACACTGAAATCGGCCTGAGCTGCAGGGGCGCGCGCGTCAATGATCGCATTGTCCCCCTGCGTCACGAATTGAAAAGCGGAGACCGTGTAGAAATCTTAACCGATAAGAGCGCACAACCTTCTCCCAGCTGGCTGCGCTACATCAAGTCGCCGAGGGCCCGGCAGAAATTGCGCTCCTACTTTCGGCGCATCCAGGAAGAAGAGCAGCCAGCGCCAGCGCGCGACGACGTGCAGCAGACTCCGCCGCGGAAACGCGGGCGGCTGGAGGATCTGGAGGAAATCCGCATTCGCCGCGCCAAGACCGACGACCCGAAGTTGGTGCCCATTGAGGTAGCGGGCGCTACCGATATTCCGGTGCGCTATGCCGGCTGCTGCCGACCGGTGCCAGGCGACCGCATCATTGGTTTTGTTACTCGCGGCCGAGGCGTTACCGTACACCGCGTTGATTGTCCGCACCTTACCCGCAGCGAGCGCAATCGCATCATTTCTGTCAAATGGGAAGGTCTCACTGAGAAATATCCGGTGCCAATTGAAATCCGCGCTCGCGACCGGCAGGGACTGTATCTCGATCTGGTGGGCGGAATCACTCGAACCTACACCAACATACTAAAGGCCGAAGCGGATATTCCGCGCAACGGCGAGGACACGATGCACGCTCGTTTTCTGGTGGAGGTGGAGCACATTGACCATCTGCGGGAAATTTTCGAGTCGCTGCAGGGCGTTCCGGGGGTGATTCACGTTACGCGCATTGACGGCGACACGCTCTGA
- a CDS encoding transglycosylase domain-containing protein produces the protein MRQAWLTLIWILLFPACVYAFQTLAVAILEARAGFNGSRPALLSADGRLLLREFDALRSSAPPPTALASIDRLPEACLVGLLFQEDQQFYEHRGLSLRELSRSLRRALAGGRLRGASTITQQLARSLFLSRERTLWRKVREARMAQAMEASFSKREILELYLNRVYWGGAESGLESAAQRRFGRPASRLDREQCAMLVAGLPSPALCADSRNCRDLATLRRKRRILSFLEKRDRGRLRGEGEPFRVE, from the coding sequence GTGCGACAGGCCTGGCTGACGCTGATCTGGATTCTCTTATTTCCGGCATGCGTCTATGCCTTCCAGACGCTTGCAGTTGCCATTCTTGAGGCCAGAGCCGGCTTCAACGGCAGCCGTCCGGCGCTGCTATCTGCCGATGGTCGACTGCTGCTTCGCGAGTTTGATGCGCTACGCAGCAGCGCGCCGCCGCCAACAGCATTGGCGTCGATCGATCGATTGCCCGAGGCCTGCCTGGTTGGATTGCTTTTCCAGGAGGACCAGCAATTCTACGAACATCGCGGCTTGAGTCTTCGTGAATTGTCGCGGTCGCTGCGACGAGCGCTGGCTGGCGGTCGGTTGCGAGGCGCTTCGACCATCACCCAGCAACTGGCGCGCAGCCTATTCCTCAGTCGAGAGCGGACGCTCTGGCGCAAGGTGCGCGAAGCTCGTATGGCGCAGGCCATGGAAGCGAGCTTCAGCAAACGGGAAATCCTGGAGTTGTATTTGAATCGAGTCTACTGGGGCGGCGCCGAATCTGGACTGGAATCTGCGGCGCAACGCCGCTTTGGTCGGCCGGCCAGCCGCCTGGATCGCGAGCAATGCGCGATGCTGGTAGCCGGACTTCCCTCGCCGGCGCTATGCGCGGACAGCAGGAACTGCCGCGATCTTGCAACCTTGCGGCGAAAGCGTCGTATCCTTAGTTTTCTGGAAAAGCGCGATCGTGGTCGCCTTCGCGGGGAGGGCGAACCCTTTCGCGTCGAATAG
- a CDS encoding cyclic nucleotide-binding domain-containing protein: MEKVTSLLQKIYLFKDMSPQEVDRIARLIEEKSVSSGQTIFYQGEEPQAIYFVALGTMRLVGKDEDRDYGILGSGAHFGELPFLDGQPHTFTVRAAEPGALFVLSYERLRKLLEHEPAIASSFYRSVAHYLSTRLRAVTSDLMFAREQYQALHDRHH, translated from the coding sequence ATGGAAAAGGTCACGAGCCTGTTACAAAAGATCTATCTGTTTAAGGACATGAGTCCGCAGGAGGTCGACCGCATCGCTCGCCTGATAGAGGAAAAGAGCGTCAGTTCCGGCCAGACCATTTTCTATCAGGGCGAGGAACCACAGGCGATCTATTTCGTGGCGCTGGGTACCATGCGCCTGGTGGGCAAAGACGAAGACCGCGACTACGGAATTCTGGGGAGCGGGGCCCATTTTGGCGAATTGCCTTTTCTGGACGGACAGCCGCATACTTTTACGGTGCGAGCGGCGGAGCCCGGCGCTCTATTTGTGCTGAGCTACGAAAGACTGCGCAAGTTGCTGGAACATGAGCCGGCGATTGCCTCCAGTTTTTACCGCTCTGTAGCGCACTATCTCTCCACGCGTCTGCGGGCTGTCACCAGCGACCTGATGTTTGCTCGCGAACAATATCAGGCGCTACACGACCGACATCACTGA
- a CDS encoding N-acetylmuramoyl-L-alanine amidase: MTGRLLFAFLLIVSCAALSPLGSENGIPVYRVVVDPGHGGANGRGNDDKWDPVTRQYLSPFLYGAGYRGYREHVIVLDLGKRVQRYLDLTQTESGWREFQSILQRFSRQSRFQRVIFETSMSRTDNFATHRYRSGEDRNAPFRLYDFPDADGRIQPGRISFINSRQPELVLSLHMNPAGPNHPGGMAAVLTPGYATFDMLRAIHLGQRPLADFKQSPWYGTWLVTDPGWSQWEAARADTWVYFNGYRTLRDGSRIDSRKNRGLRQNMVQWRYAQPPGWEKLYEPNQPGPYAHSFADFRPTGVFWEREQAQAEAWRREGGVMGFGGDNYLASDELMRFVQFAVRAQLPPARRARAMGRLAPPYVSAYSMPELINAINAYLEIGYIDVRRDRDLLMGKREEVARALAAGVYSLFVGLEIDRAAAASPYYPRGQALDFQRYRELPGGNYFQSVVD, encoded by the coding sequence GTGACTGGCAGACTGCTCTTTGCATTTCTTCTAATCGTATCTTGTGCCGCGCTTTCGCCGCTGGGCAGCGAAAACGGCATACCGGTTTATCGGGTAGTTGTTGATCCGGGTCATGGCGGGGCCAATGGCCGCGGTAACGACGACAAGTGGGATCCGGTAACCCGCCAGTACCTCAGTCCCTTCCTGTACGGCGCCGGATATCGCGGTTACCGCGAACATGTAATCGTTCTGGATCTGGGAAAGCGTGTACAGCGCTACCTGGACCTGACGCAGACGGAGTCTGGCTGGCGCGAATTCCAGTCAATCCTGCAACGCTTCTCCAGGCAGAGTCGATTCCAGCGTGTGATCTTTGAAACTTCAATGTCGCGCACGGATAACTTTGCAACGCACCGCTATCGCAGCGGCGAAGACCGCAACGCGCCCTTTCGACTTTATGACTTTCCGGATGCCGATGGCCGCATCCAACCCGGCCGCATTTCCTTCATTAACAGTCGCCAGCCAGAGCTGGTGCTATCGCTGCACATGAATCCAGCCGGACCCAACCATCCGGGCGGCATGGCTGCAGTACTTACGCCAGGCTATGCCACCTTTGACATGCTGCGCGCCATTCATCTGGGACAACGTCCGCTTGCAGACTTCAAGCAGAGCCCTTGGTACGGGACGTGGCTGGTTACTGATCCGGGATGGAGTCAGTGGGAAGCGGCGCGCGCCGACACCTGGGTCTATTTCAATGGCTACCGCACGTTGCGCGATGGATCGCGCATCGACTCGCGCAAGAATCGCGGTTTGCGACAGAACATGGTCCAATGGCGCTATGCCCAACCGCCGGGCTGGGAAAAACTGTACGAGCCCAATCAACCTGGCCCCTATGCCCATTCCTTTGCCGATTTTCGGCCGACTGGCGTTTTCTGGGAACGAGAGCAGGCGCAAGCCGAAGCGTGGAGACGCGAGGGAGGAGTCATGGGTTTTGGCGGCGACAACTACCTGGCCTCCGATGAGTTGATGCGCTTTGTTCAGTTTGCAGTACGCGCACAATTGCCGCCGGCCAGACGCGCCCGGGCCATGGGACGATTGGCGCCTCCTTACGTGAGCGCTTACAGTATGCCCGAATTGATCAATGCAATCAATGCCTACCTGGAAATTGGCTATATTGACGTACGACGGGACCGCGATCTACTGATGGGCAAACGCGAGGAGGTGGCGCGGGCGCTGGCTGCCGGAGTCTACTCGCTGTTCGTTGGTCTGGAAATCGATCGCGCCGCTGCAGCCAGTCCCTACTATCCGCGCGGTCAGGCGCTCGATTTTCAGCGTTACCGCGAATTGCCCGGGGGCAATTACTTCCAATCGGTAGTCGATTGA
- the lepB gene encoding signal peptidase I gives MPPREPPSAPSRSSAGESAYQYFGSIGALAVLLLCVLAFKDFIMDANNIPTGSMIPTLKVGDYLFVNRMRYSLRIPFVETEIAHIDDPSRGDIITFLPPIDQYTDKNYVKRVMALPGDRIRIRNIKACQLSEYLAGSSTGPEGWKPEMASLPAAEREYSCAPGDPGREPQPVVAVVEYREQDAGPWRNYGPVQLSAELSREMTSDADDANILHPDMRDTVRLDPSGPRSIFQETVGGITHFFAESDNAPGTGGGAFCQEIESAGCIVPSGSYLAMGDNRDDSQDSRVWGWVSRDRIFGKAIIIYFSANWYDQICREYRLPGFALPEFPPEAQARWCAPEVGREYGEILPRFLGRWIWYTLRYRIPRMSVRWSRIGHLLH, from the coding sequence ATGCCACCAAGAGAGCCGCCGTCCGCTCCCTCGCGCAGCTCCGCTGGCGAGTCTGCCTATCAGTACTTTGGTTCGATCGGGGCGCTTGCCGTGTTGCTCTTATGTGTGCTGGCTTTCAAAGATTTCATCATGGATGCCAACAACATTCCAACCGGCTCGATGATTCCGACGCTAAAGGTCGGCGACTATCTTTTTGTCAATCGTATGCGCTATTCGCTGCGTATCCCCTTCGTTGAAACCGAAATCGCCCACATTGATGATCCATCGCGCGGAGACATCATTACCTTTCTGCCGCCGATTGATCAATACACGGACAAGAACTATGTCAAACGGGTCATGGCTTTGCCCGGAGATCGGATTCGTATTCGCAATATCAAAGCCTGCCAGTTGAGCGAGTATCTGGCAGGCAGTTCCACAGGACCGGAGGGCTGGAAGCCGGAAATGGCCTCGTTGCCTGCGGCGGAGCGCGAGTATTCCTGTGCGCCGGGCGATCCCGGACGAGAGCCTCAGCCGGTGGTTGCAGTTGTAGAATATCGCGAGCAAGACGCAGGGCCCTGGCGCAACTACGGTCCGGTGCAGCTCAGCGCGGAACTCTCCCGCGAGATGACCAGCGACGCCGACGACGCCAATATCCTGCATCCTGACATGCGCGATACTGTGCGTCTCGATCCCTCCGGCCCGCGCTCAATCTTTCAGGAAACGGTCGGCGGCATAACCCACTTCTTTGCCGAATCAGACAATGCACCGGGGACCGGCGGCGGCGCCTTCTGCCAGGAAATTGAAAGCGCCGGATGCATAGTGCCTTCCGGCAGCTACCTGGCGATGGGCGACAATCGCGACGATTCTCAGGATTCAAGGGTCTGGGGCTGGGTCAGTCGAGATCGCATCTTTGGCAAAGCGATCATCATCTACTTCAGTGCAAATTGGTATGATCAGATCTGTCGCGAGTACCGATTGCCTGGCTTCGCTCTGCCGGAGTTCCCGCCTGAGGCTCAGGCGCGCTGGTGCGCTCCGGAAGTTGGGCGCGAGTACGGCGAGATATTGCCGCGGTTCCTGGGTCGCTGGATCTGGTACACCTTGCGCTATCGGATTCCACGCATGAGTGTTCGCTGGTCGCGCATCGGTCATCTCTTGCATTGA
- a CDS encoding AtpZ/AtpI family protein, translated as MAASGPKVTAYSYAGLGFEFLGALGMFGLLGFFGDRWLGWQPWLLIVGVFIGFGAGLWHVIRRASAIQRVLEEQEREEAGAAPLVSDRQRLDQLDARLQQTERQLQSGIEEMQRKLRKTQERGDKSGAED; from the coding sequence ATGGCCGCATCCGGGCCAAAGGTTACCGCATATTCGTACGCCGGCCTGGGTTTTGAATTCCTGGGCGCCCTGGGCATGTTTGGCCTCCTGGGTTTTTTTGGCGACCGCTGGCTTGGCTGGCAACCCTGGCTATTGATCGTCGGCGTCTTTATTGGATTTGGCGCGGGTCTCTGGCATGTGATTCGACGGGCATCAGCTATTCAAAGGGTGCTGGAAGAACAGGAGCGAGAAGAAGCCGGCGCGGCGCCGCTGGTCAGCGATCGGCAGCGACTCGATCAGCTGGATGCACGTCTGCAGCAAACAGAGCGGCAGCTGCAATCCGGCATCGAAGAAATGCAGAGGAAACTGCGCAAAACGCAGGAACGCGGAGATAAATCGGGAGCCGAGGACTGA
- the atpB gene encoding F0F1 ATP synthase subunit A encodes MLAALLIAPAALQAEGGEFDFQAKLNHHLNDSVIFPLQICDFGTRACSKIRPGDAAYEDVKFVRTYEFRDEQGLFKYSEGLPLHITRRVAMMLVAALILCVSLIYAARKIARNPYRVSSRWGNMIESMFLWMRSDVAEEGMHDHSRGFEPYLLTLFFFLLVCNLFGLFPPIGEAAVNIVGALSGHPHHEHVAGATESPLIAIWPGITVTGDIAVTMSMALITMVMTWVTGFRYQGFKFLWTVVPNGVPLPLYFIMWPLEFIVSPIARSFALTVRLLANMTGGHVLLLALIGFIFQVKMLWFSGVGSAMGAAGITLASVAGSVAIYMLEVFVAFLQAFIFAILTSLFIGGVMHRH; translated from the coding sequence TTGCTTGCTGCACTGCTCATCGCCCCTGCGGCTTTGCAGGCCGAGGGCGGTGAATTCGATTTTCAGGCCAAACTGAATCATCACCTGAACGACTCGGTGATTTTTCCGCTGCAGATCTGCGATTTTGGAACGCGCGCCTGCTCGAAAATCCGTCCAGGCGATGCCGCCTATGAGGACGTGAAATTTGTCCGCACCTATGAGTTTCGCGACGAGCAGGGGCTCTTCAAGTACAGCGAGGGCTTGCCATTGCACATCACGCGCCGTGTGGCGATGATGTTGGTGGCCGCGTTGATCCTGTGCGTGTCTCTGATCTACGCTGCGCGCAAAATCGCGCGCAACCCCTACCGCGTCAGCAGTCGCTGGGGTAACATGATTGAAAGCATGTTCCTCTGGATGCGCAGTGATGTTGCCGAAGAGGGGATGCACGATCATTCGCGCGGATTTGAACCCTATTTGCTCACGCTCTTTTTCTTCTTGCTGGTTTGCAACCTCTTCGGACTTTTCCCGCCGATCGGAGAGGCAGCAGTCAACATCGTTGGCGCCCTGAGCGGCCATCCCCACCACGAGCACGTAGCAGGCGCAACGGAGTCGCCGCTGATCGCCATCTGGCCGGGCATCACTGTGACGGGCGACATAGCCGTCACCATGTCGATGGCCCTGATTACAATGGTGATGACCTGGGTTACCGGTTTTCGCTACCAGGGCTTTAAGTTTCTCTGGACTGTCGTACCTAATGGCGTTCCGCTGCCGCTCTACTTCATCATGTGGCCGCTGGAATTTATCGTCAGCCCTATTGCGCGTTCCTTTGCACTCACGGTGCGTCTTCTGGCCAACATGACCGGCGGTCACGTTCTGCTGCTGGCGCTGATCGGCTTTATATTTCAGGTCAAGATGTTATGGTTTTCCGGGGTTGGCAGCGCCATGGGCGCCGCCGGTATTACCCTGGCTTCGGTGGCCGGTTCGGTCGCGATTTACATGCTTGAGGTCTTTGTGGCCTTCTTGCAGGCTTTCATATTTGCAATTCTAACATCGCTTTTCATTGGCGGAGTAATGCATCGCCACTGA
- a CDS encoding ATP synthase F0 subunit C, with translation MISLGIIGIGLGAGLVLLGIGLGIGRIGGGAVEGISRQPEASGKIQTAMIISAALIEGAGLFALVIVLLAGLNFDKALLEKYAPQAPAQTIEQPR, from the coding sequence ATGATCTCTCTTGGTATTATTGGAATTGGTCTGGGCGCTGGACTGGTCCTTCTGGGTATTGGTCTGGGCATCGGTCGCATTGGCGGCGGCGCAGTAGAAGGCATCAGCCGCCAGCCAGAAGCATCCGGCAAGATCCAGACGGCTATGATTATCTCGGCCGCTCTGATCGAAGGCGCCGGTCTGTTTGCACTGGTAATTGTCCTGCTGGCTGGACTGAACTTCGACAAAGCGCTGCTTGAGAAGTATGCTCCGCAAGCGCCGGCGCAGACGATCGAACAGCCGCGCTGA
- the atpF gene encoding F0F1 ATP synthase subunit B, protein MTLEFLAGEGGIALLDVNPGLVIWTFLIFGLVLLILWKFAWSPIASALDERARRIHSDIDRAEQLRVDAESKLQEYMEKLNGLRAEGQEILAEARKDAEHVKQQILSEARKDAEDVKSRALREVQLARDAALESIHQTVATLSMEVAAQILERTVQAPDHDKLVKESVARIKALN, encoded by the coding sequence ATGACGCTTGAATTTCTGGCAGGAGAGGGCGGAATCGCTCTGCTCGACGTAAATCCCGGTTTGGTGATCTGGACATTCCTGATCTTCGGACTGGTGCTTCTGATTCTCTGGAAGTTCGCCTGGTCACCCATCGCCTCGGCTCTCGATGAGCGCGCTCGCCGGATTCATTCCGATATTGATCGGGCTGAACAGCTGCGGGTTGACGCCGAGTCTAAGTTGCAGGAGTATATGGAGAAGCTCAACGGCCTTCGCGCTGAAGGTCAGGAAATCCTGGCCGAGGCGCGCAAGGATGCGGAGCACGTGAAACAGCAGATTCTCAGTGAAGCGCGCAAAGATGCTGAAGACGTAAAATCGCGCGCGTTGCGGGAAGTTCAGCTGGCTCGCGACGCAGCGCTGGAATCGATCCACCAGACTGTAGCTACTCTCTCTATGGAAGTCGCTGCTCAAATTCTGGAGCGCACGGTGCAGGCGCCAGACCATGACAAGTTGGTCAAAGAGTCTGTGGCGCGCATCAAGGCGCTGAACTGA
- the atpH gene encoding ATP synthase F1 subunit delta — protein MQSDPKLNNVYAESLVELAEEQKTLEQTDQELREVAALLHADTAVWAFFRSPVMDPAEKVRAMERSLKPALSATLYNFLGVLARRRRFDSLPQIALAFSKLADEKLGRRHVRVQSARALTDSERKDLSEALTAYLKRKVLLDEEVQASLIGGVVVRSGDLVIDSSISSRLKRLRQILLARKVAGEAFYEN, from the coding sequence ATGCAATCCGATCCGAAATTGAACAATGTCTACGCTGAGTCGCTGGTCGAGTTAGCCGAGGAGCAAAAGACCCTCGAGCAAACCGATCAGGAACTACGCGAGGTCGCCGCATTGTTGCACGCCGATACCGCCGTGTGGGCCTTCTTTCGTTCTCCGGTAATGGACCCGGCGGAGAAAGTGCGCGCGATGGAGCGTTCGCTGAAGCCGGCCTTGAGCGCGACGCTCTACAATTTTCTGGGCGTACTGGCCCGTCGTCGCCGCTTTGACAGTCTGCCGCAGATTGCACTGGCATTCAGCAAGCTGGCGGATGAGAAGCTGGGACGTCGTCATGTGCGTGTGCAAAGCGCTCGCGCCCTCACTGATTCCGAACGCAAAGATCTGAGCGAAGCGCTGACCGCTTATTTGAAGCGTAAAGTGCTGCTCGATGAAGAAGTGCAGGCCAGCTTGATTGGCGGCGTTGTGGTGCGTTCCGGAGATCTTGTAATCGATAGCAGTATTTCCAGTCGCTTGAAGCGGCTCAGACAAATTCTTCTGGCGCGCAAAGTTGCCGGCGAGGCGTTCTATGAAAATTAA
- the atpA gene encoding F0F1 ATP synthase subunit alpha, producing the protein MKIKTDEITSVLKKEISSFQSKLDLAEVGEVISVGDGIARVYGLDNVMFNEMVEFSNGTLGLAFNLEESSVGVVVLGEYTNITEGDQVKRLGRVLEVPVGEDLLGRIVDPMGRPVDGRGPIKSRGTRPIEIIAPGIARRQPVHEPMQTGVKAIDGMIPIGRGQRELIIGDRGTGKTAIALDTILNQKGKDVICVYVAIGQKSSSIAAMVERLRGKGAMDYTIVVLASASDPAPLQYLAPFAGTAMAEYFMYDEKKATLCVYDDLSKHANAYRQMSLLLRRPPGREAYPGDVFYLHSRLLERAVKMSDKYGAGSLTALPIIETQEGEVSAYIPTNVISITDGQIYLVPNLFAAGQRPAVDVGISVSRVGGAAQIKAMKSVAGKLKLDLAQFRELEAFAQLGTELDPATQSQLDRGYRVLEVLKQSESEPWPVEEQVVSIFAVTRGLMDKIEVGRIREFEKLLIEHMRSAHPEYLKGIRESKKIDDEQGLERTILDFADSFRKGQAADVRAR; encoded by the coding sequence ATGAAAATTAAAACAGACGAAATTACAAGCGTTCTCAAGAAAGAGATCTCCAGCTTTCAGAGCAAGCTGGACCTTGCCGAAGTCGGCGAAGTCATCTCGGTGGGCGACGGCATTGCCCGGGTCTATGGCCTGGACAATGTAATGTTCAACGAAATGGTGGAGTTCAGCAACGGGACTCTGGGCCTGGCGTTCAACCTGGAAGAAAGCTCGGTGGGCGTTGTCGTCCTTGGCGAGTATACCAACATTACGGAAGGCGATCAGGTCAAGCGCCTGGGCCGCGTTCTGGAAGTTCCGGTCGGCGAGGACCTTCTCGGACGCATCGTCGATCCAATGGGCCGTCCGGTGGACGGACGGGGGCCGATCAAGTCCAGGGGTACGCGCCCAATTGAAATTATCGCTCCGGGCATTGCCCGCCGCCAGCCGGTCCACGAGCCGATGCAGACTGGCGTCAAGGCCATTGACGGCATGATTCCGATCGGCCGCGGCCAGCGCGAATTGATCATTGGCGACCGGGGCACCGGCAAGACCGCCATTGCCCTCGATACCATTCTCAACCAGAAGGGCAAAGACGTAATCTGCGTCTATGTTGCCATCGGTCAGAAATCATCCAGTATTGCGGCGATGGTAGAGCGGCTGCGCGGCAAGGGCGCTATGGATTACACGATTGTGGTTCTCGCCTCCGCCTCTGATCCGGCCCCGCTGCAATACCTGGCGCCTTTTGCTGGCACGGCCATGGCTGAGTACTTCATGTACGATGAGAAAAAGGCCACGCTTTGTGTCTACGATGACCTCTCCAAGCATGCCAACGCCTATCGTCAGATGTCGCTGTTACTTCGCCGCCCGCCAGGTCGCGAGGCCTATCCGGGCGACGTATTTTATCTGCACAGCCGCCTGCTGGAACGCGCCGTGAAGATGTCCGACAAATACGGCGCTGGCAGCCTCACGGCCCTGCCGATCATTGAGACCCAGGAAGGCGAAGTTTCGGCTTACATCCCGACCAACGTCATTTCCATCACTGACGGTCAGATCTATCTGGTGCCCAACCTCTTTGCTGCGGGCCAGCGTCCGGCGGTCGACGTGGGTATTTCAGTGAGCCGCGTCGGCGGCGCTGCGCAAATCAAAGCCATGAAGTCGGTGGCCGGCAAGCTCAAGCTTGACCTTGCCCAGTTCCGCGAGCTGGAGGCCTTTGCCCAGCTTGGCACCGAACTGGACCCCGCCACCCAATCGCAGCTGGACCGCGGCTACCGCGTTCTGGAAGTGCTCAAGCAGAGTGAATCCGAGCCGTGGCCAGTCGAAGAGCAGGTGGTGTCCATCTTTGCTGTGACACGCGGACTGATGGACAAGATCGAGGTCGGTCGCATTCGCGAGTTTGAAAAGCTTCTGATCGAGCATATGCGCAGTGCACATCCGGAGTACCTGAAAGGCATTCGGGAATCAAAGAAGATCGATGATGAGCAGGGATTGGAGCGGACCATTCTCGATTTTGCAGACTCTTTCCGCAAGGGGCAGGCGGCGGACGTTCGCGCCCGTTGA